The following are encoded in a window of Candidatus Binataceae bacterium genomic DNA:
- a CDS encoding carboxylesterase/lipase family protein encodes MEHIIAETTSGKVRGVKNEGINIFKGIPYGGAVDGGRRFLPPTKPEPWTGVRDALEFGPRAFQDDNAFAMPAELLKIFSIAEPLPMNENCLVMNVWTPALNDGRKRPVMFWCHGGAFISGSGSSPWYDGANLARKGDVVVVTINHRLNVFGFLHLDELGGGEAFASSGSAGMLDIVTALEWVRNNIGAFGGDAGNVTIFGESGGGAKVSVLMAMPAARGLFHKAIMQSGPAVQMASRQDATATATQVLAELRLSPSQLGELRRIPAEAINQAQAAVTRKVGMMSFAERRRLGFNPVVDGKHLPAGPFEPDAPAISADIPLMIGTNKDEMTLFFGLTPWIDKLDEASLQERARMFVGDRAEKIVERYRRARPSDSPRDLLLAVATDHAMRMPSLLIADRKAAQAAPVFVYLFTWETPVLGGKLKSPHALEIPFVFETLHSAPFTGNSPARFALAHKMSRTWIAFARSGNPNNEAIPNWPAHSTESRPTMIFDEQCRVENDPFGEERGAWGP; translated from the coding sequence GGGTAAAGAACGAGGGTATCAACATCTTCAAGGGCATTCCTTACGGGGGAGCGGTCGACGGTGGACGCCGATTTCTCCCGCCGACCAAACCCGAGCCCTGGACGGGGGTGCGCGACGCATTGGAATTTGGCCCGCGCGCATTCCAGGACGACAACGCCTTCGCCATGCCCGCCGAGTTGCTCAAGATTTTCTCCATCGCCGAACCGCTTCCCATGAACGAGAACTGCCTGGTCATGAACGTCTGGACACCAGCCCTCAACGATGGACGCAAGCGACCGGTGATGTTCTGGTGTCACGGCGGCGCGTTCATCTCCGGTTCGGGCTCTTCACCCTGGTATGATGGCGCCAACCTGGCGCGTAAAGGCGACGTGGTCGTGGTGACGATCAACCATCGCCTGAACGTGTTCGGCTTTCTCCACCTCGATGAACTCGGCGGCGGTGAGGCGTTCGCGTCCTCCGGGAGCGCCGGCATGCTCGACATCGTCACCGCGTTGGAATGGGTGCGTAACAATATCGGGGCCTTCGGCGGCGACGCCGGCAACGTTACCATCTTCGGTGAGTCGGGCGGAGGCGCGAAGGTCAGTGTGCTGATGGCGATGCCGGCGGCGCGCGGCCTCTTTCATAAAGCGATCATGCAGAGCGGGCCCGCCGTCCAAATGGCATCCCGCCAGGACGCCACCGCGACCGCTACGCAGGTGCTCGCGGAGCTGCGACTGAGCCCATCGCAGCTGGGCGAGCTACGCCGTATTCCGGCGGAGGCGATCAACCAGGCCCAGGCGGCGGTGACCCGAAAAGTCGGCATGATGTCTTTCGCGGAGAGGCGGCGGCTCGGGTTCAACCCGGTAGTTGACGGAAAACATCTCCCCGCGGGTCCGTTTGAGCCGGATGCACCGGCCATTTCGGCGGATATTCCCCTGATGATCGGAACCAACAAGGACGAGATGACGCTATTTTTCGGTCTTACACCGTGGATCGACAAACTCGACGAGGCCTCTCTGCAGGAACGTGCACGAATGTTCGTGGGAGATCGCGCGGAGAAGATCGTGGAACGCTACCGGCGCGCGCGACCCAGCGATTCGCCGCGTGATTTGTTGCTCGCGGTGGCGACCGACCATGCGATGCGGATGCCCTCGCTGCTGATTGCCGATCGCAAGGCGGCCCAGGCGGCGCCGGTCTTCGTGTACCTGTTCACCTGGGAAACGCCGGTGCTGGGCGGCAAACTCAAGTCGCCGCACGCGTTGGAGATTCCCTTCGTGTTCGAAACCCTGCATAGCGCACCATTTACAGGTAACTCCCCAGCCCGCTTCGCGCTTGCCCACAAGATGAGCAGAACCTGGATCGCCTTCGCGCGCTCGGGAAATCCCAACAATGAGGCAATTCCAAACTGGCCGGCACATTCCACTGAGAGTCGACCCACGATGATTTTCGACGAGCAGTGCCGGGTCGAGAACGATCCGTTTGGGGAAGAGCGAGGGGCATGGGGGCCGTGA